The Rissa tridactyla isolate bRisTri1 chromosome 1, bRisTri1.patW.cur.20221130, whole genome shotgun sequence DNA segment TTCCCCAGGAAAATGCAAGCTCCCTTAACAAACACAGCACTACTGGGAACGGAGACTGGGCCCCACGGAAGGTCACTATTACCTTCCCTCGCTAGCAAGGAGGTCTTGTGTTGAGCCACGTGAAAAAGGAAGAGGACAACTAGTCTCTGCCTGAAGCCCTGATGGAGACTCTGTGACAGACACTAATCTAACCATCACCTACTCGTACACTCCTGTGCACGGCAGGGATAAAATGATAACACTTTCACACATATTGGTGGCCTTCTTCACCGGGATTGTACCTCACAATCACTAGGCTATTTACACTCACACCTCTCTGTGAAGCAGATCAAACTACTGCagacaggaaagggaagagagggtCTGCCCATACCACACACCTCTACACTATACTAGCAATCCTCCACTAGCTTCTAATGCTGTGAGGTCTTCTGGGTCCAGAGCAGGCGGAGAGAGTCCCCAGTGCAGCCCCAGAGGCTCGCGTCCTCAGCAGGGCTAAAGAGCTCCCAGGGAGGGCTGCACCAAGTCCCAGAGCTAGACTTCAGCTGATACCAGCCCCAGGATCTCTGCACAATGCTGTGTTGTGCAACACAGACCACCCCAGAAAGACTAAGGAGTTGAGCCCCAGACAGATGGGAAGTCTGTGGTGGAGCACAGAATTGAATCCAGGTCTCTCAGCCGCTGAATTACAGCTCCAGTCCACCACAGCAACCGCATCACAGCCCAGCCGCTCTCGCCATTGTTTGCTTATGCAGTGGCAGAGTATCGACTGGCCTGCGTGCACAAGAAAAAAGTCTACACAGACATCTGGGTACTCCCAAACCCACTTGAGTTGTCTTGGCTGAAAGTCTCACTCAGCCTGCCAATAACTCCATCTACTCAACAAAATGGGACTCGTGATATTCTTTTGTCTGCTGGGGATTTCTGAGCACCTCCATTTTGTCCATTTTGTGAAAAGCTATGAAAGTTACCAGCCACAAGGCCTTGGAAAGTAGCAAGCTACTAGGGTTGTTTGACTGCATTTAAAATGGAGTGATGGCCGAGTACGTCCTGAGCTAGAAAAGGGGTTTCAATCCACCTATCTCTTGTTGCTGATTTCTTTAATGCACGTATTTCAGGAAGCAAAGTGCATGTTTTCCACCTGAACAGTCACTGGGACCCACCACTACACGTGACCCGCTGTGTCATGCATCAGGCTGAGCATCTGCAAGACAGGATCACgacttctcaaaaaaaataaaaagactactGGGTCATGGGAAAACACAGTAATATGGCAAAGCCCAAAGGCTACACAGAAACACAGTGGAAGCCAGTATGAGCCAGAGTGCTGCATTAAGAATCCATCACAAACCACTGCCACAAGATGCAGTGGTTATATTAAGTCGGAAGTACTCAAACCTGTGCACAGTTACAGTCTATATGTGTAGGTAGGTCAAAACATCACTCCATAAAAAGACGCATGTAATCACTCAGTTTATACTAGTGTCACTGGTAAAAGATATTCCTAAACTAACACCAACTCaaggaacatcaaaacaaaaagccataTAAGATTTCATacctgaagaagaagaaatgaaaatattagtgATTCCTCTGGCAGCTCCTCACATGCTCCAAACTCTGGAAAACGAGAGCAGATGGGACATATCAATCATAGTGCCTAGATTAAAATCCaatcaaaccaaaaccagaagtgTCAGTGGCACATCTTCCACTGTGGGTCCCAGGGCATCATTTCAGCTACGTCCCAGGGTCCTTGCAAGCTGCAGGACCTTGCTTGCTGCCACTGCCTTGCCCTAGGAGGgtcccctgcctccatccccaccccagctctgccccagtcACTCTGGTCCCTGCAGCACCAGCGCCCAGCACAGCTCAGCGACCCACACGTGCACTTGAGGAAACCAATTTCCTTCAACAAACGGTAACTTCAGATCCGTCTTTCTAACTTATTTGCTTCATATTTTGTTTATGAAAACGGCAACACTGGGGAGATTCACATGCAGCAAAGCGCACTTTGCAGGTGGCCGTGCATCGTTCCCTGTGGCGATTCACTGGGAGACAACCGCGTGGGGCCTGCCTGTGGTTTGCAGCCGGCCAGCGCGTCTCCGGCAGCTTTTAAACCTCACACCTCTGCGTCCCACAGGTGGACGGGAGGCTACAGGTTATGGCGAGGGAACTTCTGCCGCCACCTCGCCTCGCACCCTGGCTGGTCCAGGCCTGGAACCTGGCCTGTGTGGGGGTCGGGCAAGCAGGCAGGGCgatgggcaggcagggagggcaggcaggagagcaagGAAATGGCAGCAGGAGAACGGGCAAAAGAAGGTAGGCTGGTCAGGAGCGGGCAGGCAGCGGgccaggagggcaggcaggagaaggctgaAGGGAGGCCGGGGGTGCTGGAACtggcgggcaggcaggcaggcagggggcaggcaggagagtgGGCCGGAGGGCAGTCAGCAGCGCAGGCCGAGCAGGCCGGGTCGGGGTCGGGGTCGGGCCGCCTCGGCTCCTGCCCTATatcgccccgccgcccccgcctgccTGCCCGCCGCCCCGTCGCCGCGGGCGGCCACGCCGAGGAGGGGTGTGGGGGTAAGGCCCAGGAACCGCGTCTCCTACCTCACGGGGCGGCCATGGCTCTAGGCGGGAGGGCGCGACAAACTACATCTCccagcagcggcagcggcaggGCAGGCACCGGCGTGGCGGCCGCGTCCGCCCGCCTCGCCTTGCCTCGGCCAGGGGCACCTTTCCCGCAAAGCCGGCGTGGCCCGGCCGCTGCCTGAGGCTGGAGCATAAAGTAGCCgccctggagtattgtgtccaggtTTGGGAGTCCTCAGCGAaggaaggacacggacctgttggagcgagtccagaggaggccacgaagatgatgagagggctggagcacctctgctgtgaggacaggctgagagagctggggctgttcagcctggagaagagaaggctccagggagaccttatagcggccttacagtacctgaagggggctacaggaagggtggggagggactctttatcagggagtggagcaataggacgagaggtaacggttttaacctgaaagaggggagatttagattagatatcaggaagaaattctttcctgcgaGGGTGGttaggcactggaacaggtttcccagggaagctgtggactccccatccctggaggtgttcaaggccaggctggatggggctttgagcagcctggtctagtgggaggtgtccctgcccatggcagggggttggacctagatgatctttaaggtcccttccaaccctaacaattctatgattctatgattcttccaaaaaaaaaaatagttctgaagTAAAGCAATTCCCACATGCCCCAGGGGTGTAGGTCGGAGGGCAGAGCAGTCCAGATCCACCTCCTCAGCATCTACTAGCAGCCGCCTGCCTGCTACTGGCAGCAGGGCCCGGCcagaggctggagctgctgcccgGTGATGGCGGGGAGCAGGGCCTGAGGGGCTCAGACAACTGCTGGGGACGCTGGTCCACCTGGGCAAGTTCTCCAAGGGTGTACCTTGCCAAAATGGGCTCTCCCTGACTGTGGCATGGCCCAGGTGGCCCGAGGGTCCCTCCAGCTGCTCGGTGCAGCACAGCGCCAACGCTGGAGCCACCAGCGGGTCCCGAGGGTGAGGGGAGTCCCCCAGGAGCcagggagctggcaggcagcCACGGGCCacccagggaggtgggagggaagggggcacaTTGGGTGGGGAGAGGCTCAGCAGATGGCCATGCTGGGACCTGACAAGCCTTCCTCAGGGCTCATGGACTGAGATGATCCAAAGGCTTATTACTGTGCCAGCAAAAGGCCCATCCGGAGTGTGACAGTTGCTGCTGTGCCAAATCTCAAGAGCAGTCTCCAAAACAAGCCAAAGCTTCCCAACAAAAGAagcccttttctttttcatttctttttagcaCGAGCGAAACAAAATTGCCGAAAATGCAGTGCCAGACATGGCTGAAGTATTTCAGCCAAAACTTtctcaaaacaaacaacaagcctACACGATAGACAGCCGGTATGGGAATGTTTAGCTTAAGCGATTTAAGTGTGGCAGCATGAATGAGAGCTGAACCCAGAGTCTTACAAAAAGAAGCACGTTTTAATACTAGAAGTGTCACCAGTTCTCCTTGTAATTATTCCCAGAGAGCCAGTGTTGTGATACTTCAGCAGCACAGGAGAAGATAAACCATCTTGAAAACCCCTTTACCAGCCAGTGGAAACCAGTACCCAACATGAGAAACACTTCGGAAGCACGGCAAGGCTTCCTAAGGCCATAAGTCAGGATCTTACTGGTTTACACTGAGCACTGGATGATGGGATGTAACCAGCGCCACCATCACCCAGCTTGCGTCCCAGATAGACAGATTGCTCTGGAGAACCAAGGAGCAGCAGAAGTGACAGCTTGGCCAGCTGTATACTTGAGGACAGATGATGAACCTCTGGAAGCTGCCCTGGACAGCCAGGACGTGCTCTTAGATGAGACTGCTATGCTAGTTTAGCAGCTCTTCTGCTATAAAGCAGGCCTTGTCGAAAGGCCATGAGTCAGTGTTTGCTGGCAATGAATAATGAAATCAAAATGGGAGccagatcattaaaaaaatagtttggaatgAATATGTGTAGGTATAGGTTACCTCCTATGATTCATACCATAACACATTGTTCAGCCAATAGATGGAGATTTTGATATTTTACTGTacattttcaagttatttttaagATGGGCTTAAGTTATACAGCTTGGATCTAAATCAGCATTTTTGACCCCTAATTCACAGTTATTCTGAGGTGGGAACATCCAGATCTGCTTCTGgatttaaaaaattctaaaaagaaatcaagttactcattctcttcattttattttcctgaagaacagAATATCAAAGGAAAGCACATTTTTCCTGGATGTTCCCCGACCAGCTATGCCAAAGTCCTCATGGAAAACAGTAATGTTGATTTCCTCAGCGCTGTGTTCCACATTGACCTGTCTGTTAATGAACAGTTTTACAGCTATTCATAATTCCAGTGAGTTCCCTGCATGTGGCTGTATGACTTCCTCATTGCTGGTATTTCCAAAAAGTTAAGGTGATCCAGGGGTCGCTTTGTCCCTTGCACCCAAATTTTCATGGATCACACACTTGAGGTCTTCTCGATTCAGAACCTGGCTTTTATACTTCTCGCCCCAGTCCTCAACGATGTACTGATGATAGGGGTCATTGGAGTGCTCTCGCCTCTTTGATTTCACAGTACTCACCAAGATCGCCACAATAATGAAGGAGAACATCCCAATCATCACCATCAAATAAAGGATAACATAGTCAAAGTTTTCAGCATCAACCTTGGCTTGCAATTTATTCGCTGATTCCGTCATGTTTTTCCTCCAGCTGTTCATGTAAGTGAGGAAGGTTTCCTTGAAAATATCTTCAACTGCCCAAGTGAAGTTTCGCATTTCGGCCATCCTTGCAAGTTACGGCTACTAAAGACAACATgatacttattttaattaaatatctcTACTAAAACAGTTACATTGGTTTCTTTTGTCTGCATTATGACAACTAAATAGTAACACCTGCCACTTGCCAGTGAAAATGGAGTCCCAATTTTATATCAGCTGAGAATCCCCGTCTCCGAGTGGTTCGATGTGTTCAGAGACTCAACGAGGTCTTATTCCTCTCCTCACTCGGGTCACTTTTGGTCTGTGGGAAGCCAAATACTCTTTGGTGAAATCTAGTGGGCGTGGGCCCCCATGACCTGCATTCCAGGCTTTGAGGCACACTGCCTACCCTACTGAGGCAGCAGCTCTCAAGAAGCTCTGAGAAaagactttttctgtctttcctacCTAAAGAGGAGGGTGTGACTGGCTTGCAGCCCACTAGCCTGCAAAAAGCAAAGGTTCTGGTAACCGCATTTCAGTCTGATGCTCCTGTAGAACACCTGTCCTTCAGTGCTTCAGGCCAACCAAGCCCTACAACATGTGGCAAACCTTCCACAAAAAGCCACTCGATTTCCGTGCGGTCTTCAAGCAATGATGAGCTTTCTGCAGCCTATGGTAAGGGGTGGTGGATTTTCATCACTGGTAAGAAATTGCGGTGCCTTTGGAACTGGAGTTCAGCAGTGTGCCTTCCTCTGCTTGTTGGACTAGATTTGCAAGATCAGCACGCACAGAACAGGCACGCACACACAGCAGGACACAGGTACACGTGCATTTATCCACGCACACACACTCAAGCATAGGGATAAAGGTGATCTAATGAAAGTAAGCAAGCTGTTAGAAAAGCCAAATACAAATTGTCTTGAAACTTCTTTTTTGGGTGCaaaatctctctgctttttctttgatTCAGAACAAAAATTACTATGCTTTTTTCAGTAGGAAATAAAGAATTACCAACAGAAACTTACCTTTCCTGTGTCCTTCTCTAATGAAATTCACAGCAACAATCAGGATTTTAAAACTCCACTGGATAATATGATGATACTCTCAAAAGGAGCAGAGATATCTTGAACTTTAAGTAGCCCCTAGGCTGCACAAGCCTGTGAGCAATTGTCTGTTAAATAAGTGCCTTGTACTGCACGctttatattaaattaaatgctAAATCTAATCTCACCTGGAAAGTCAAATATTGGCTGACAGCTTACATCAGTCATCCTGTCAGATGCCGAGTACTATTCTTTGTGCTTATTACTGCAATTTCATATATTGTAAAGGAGCACTGTAGTGATTTCTAGGTGTAAACATTGATGCAGCTCGGTCTTTGTGGACccagacagaagaaaagtaaagatGAGCTCtacaaaataatgataataataattccCTTGGCTGATACGGGCATGAGAGGCTAAGCAGTGAGTAGGCAGTGCGGAAGGCCTGCCAGCCTGTCAGGCTGCTTAGTGCCCACaatttgcctttccttttctgccaCCAAGATCATGCTTGTTAGTGACCGACCCCTCCCTGAAGCCCTTGCTGTGAGAAGCAGGTCTTCATGCACAGCCAGGACCAATCTCTCTGAGCTCTGCTCTGCGTGCGCCTCACTCGGGATCTGgagcaagaaaagacaaaaacctatgtttaaaaaaaaagcagaattaattaatgttaattttatttctagcaaATGGCACACACTGACACCTAACCGAAAGGCTCTGAGTCACACCTTAGAAAATAGCAATGCGCTCAGTGAAATGAGACAACTTTGGTTTTAGTCAACAGCGGTTCCTGGCTATGATGGGGACATCCAAGGGAGGGGGATTAGGGTGGGACTGTGGTGCAAAGTGCTCTGCAAGCACATGTGCTGGGACAGActttctctaaaaatattttcattttacaggtaGTCCTGCCTGAGCAGCTTGCAGAGAAAGCAATTTTTCAGGTAGCTCTGCTTTGAGGAAGATAAAACAAACATGGACTACCGCTGAATCAACAGCACACATCAGAAAAAGGGACTCTTGGTACGGAAACGTGTTAATCCCTGAGGAAGCCCTGCTAGTGCCGTGCTACTGACATTGTCATGGTTACTGCTATCATTTCTTCTGGATGATTTTCTATGCATGAACACCTCCCAGCATGGGGGCGAGCTGCTGGCAGCATTTCTTCTCTGATCTCCCGCTTCTCTCCAGCAGTTTACCACGTGTCCTCAGATCGGCTCCTCGAAGTCGAGGTAgctgcttctgtttgctttgatgAAACCCATAAGACAGAAGCTCCGTGGCAAGTCCAGCCTCCTGCATTGCACAGCCAGCGACGCATCTGGGTTGATCCTGGCTGGATAAAGTCACCTGGAGCCACCAGAAGAGCTCCCAAATGCAGGGCTGTGAGGCTGGCTATGGAAATGAGAGAAGAGCCATAGCCCTGGAGGTTCCCAAGCAGAGCAGCTTGGGAACTGCTGCCCTGGGATGCCAATAGCCAGGTGAAAGAACTTATCCCTCCTTCAACCAACCTCTTCTACCATCTGTTCCTGTTCCATTGGCCAATACTTGCAGGCATATACTCACACACAGGCATACCTACATATATAAAAGATGCACGTGTTCTCAAGCAGACCTGAAATTTAACTGCCAACTCTGTTCTCATCCACACCAGAAGAGTCCTTGAATAATCCCGTTCTGCTGCGTGTCCCTCTGAAGGTCATATTTGCTCAGTCTCTAAAGCAATGAGGTGATCAAGGACAGACAGCGTGGAACTGGTTAAAAAGAAGGAGGGGCAGCCAAATGTCTTGGGCAGGAAAGGCAACTGCCTTAATCTTAGTCTCTCAAATGGAGACTAATATTAAGCAAAATGCTCCTGGTCTTAATGGAGAGAGGTAGGAACGGTTGTTGAGCTGAGCATGGATAGGTCATGGTAATCAGGAAGAGTCCTTGGTGACTGGAAAAAGCCAAATGTCATGCTTATCCTTGAGAAGGGCAATGATGGCCCAGGGAGCTGAAGGATGATCAACCACACTTCAAACCATGTGATGATTAAGGGACATATCCTTCTGGAATCTGTTATCAGGCATGTGAAGAATAAAAGGTGATTAGAAAAAGCCAGCATAGATTTACCAATTATGCCTGGTCAAGCTTATTGCTTTCTATCGCGAGATAATTGGAAGACTATTTCAGTGGATGAAGGGCAGAGTGGTAGCGGTGGTTTACCTTCACTTTAGCAAGGTTTCAGCATGGTCTCTCATAATGCCCTTATAGCCAGATCAGAGAGATATGAACCAGATGTGTGGACTCCAGAACTAGTGGGACCACTGTCCTGGGCAAGATAGAGTAAATGACAACCCATAGCAGATCTGGATGCTGGGCTTTATGGAAGAACCAAGGAGATTAGTGCTTTTACACCCATctgccagctccagcagagcaACTGACTATTCACTGATGAAGCAGTGCTGTGGCAACTTCTGCTCTTGCCTCCCAGGTGGTGTGGAGCAGGTGGGCCCATTCCATGACAGGGTGTTGTCATCAGCAGGAGCTACACCACATGTAAACATGCACAGTATTTAACAATTTGTATAGATAACATAACAATTAGGTGTATTTTCACATGTAGCAGCCCTGTGGTCTTGAAGGTACcattcatggaaaatattttctttttagatgtaCAGTAGGCTCAGAACGGAATGATATTCGATTGTTGATAACCTTCATGATTGATAACCTTCGGTGACTGTTTAGCAAGGTATTCATTTGTTGACTATTTTACAAATCCTTTATCAGTCTTACTGGTGAGTCAGTGAAGACGGTAGCAGACATATTGAAGATCTTGTGATTAGACCCAGATCTCATTGGAGGGTTTATGTGAGCTCACTAGCAATTCATCTCTCCCAGCGTTTTGCAATATCTCTTGTAAATGCATAAAGGGATACTCATAAGTAAAGACAAATTTGCATACGTGTAACATACATAGATCAGTATCTATAGGATTGGAATGGAGTGCtcaattttctgtgtttcttgtaACAGATAAGATTAACAGAAGATTGTTATTGACAGTGATCTTTGTTCCCCAGACATTTCCCTTCATAGGAGCTTCCAGTGTACTCAATCACTTTTTTCCAGTCCTCCATCAGTTGTTTCCCTGCATTCTCTACAATAAACAGAGAAACTTTACGCTGCATTTTAAATCAGCAGCTGATATATTTATACACAGCTTTTgtcatcttctttttccttcattttctttaaagtaagaAAATTAACCATACATAGGGTTCATTACTTAGGATCATTAATTTTACAGGGTTAATTCTTAGAAACAAAAGAATATATCCGTTAAGTGTGGTTATTGGAGAGGTAGCCTGTGATATGTACCtatgtatttttccttcagtatttcttctgttctggTTAAATCATAATATTGTACTATTCACTGTGCCTTTCAGACCTCAAACTTTTGTATACACAGACTTAACCCACAATCTTCTCAGCCTTTAACTACTGATATGCTAACTGCTAACTACTGATACTTAGAGTGCTGATAGCATTTAATTAGTTTCCCCACTGCTTTAAACTTTTTACCTTCTTGATAGCCCTCCTAGATTCCTTCTGGTATTTACACATTTGCTTAAAAGAACATTAGTGAAACCGACAGTTGTGTCCCTGggtctggctgctgcttttcaaGTTGTTGTCTGTTAGTCAGTCACCCTGTAAAACAAAAAGACCTACCAAGACCACTAGGTTTTTGTAGTTTGCCTTCAACTGTGACTGCTGAAACATTTCCTTGTAAGATTACTCAAGATTACATCTGTTAATTAAGTTTAAACTTGTTCtttatgttgatttttctttttaattcaatttttactGCATCTCGGGACATGTTCCAGCTCCTTCTGGTTTCTCATAACAGCGTTGGTAATTAAAGATACTGCCtctttattttttggtttgtagCTGTGCTTCTAGGTCTCTCAACCTGTTTCTTGCATTCTTGTGTCAAGCCTCTTCAATGGGTCAGTATATGTAACCTACCACCTCTCCAGGAGCTTTGACTTCCACCTCTCAAACATTTAACTCTTCTGCCTCTCTTCGCCATTCCTCTAAGCAAAtctttatggttttattttctttcttcatttaccCCATGCAAGATGGGTGTGATTTTCTTTCCCAAGATAAGGAAGATAGGATTGGTACATCTTTTCCTCCCAAAGGTATGGTTTTCAGCATAGCTGGGAGTTttcatagaatgattagagtcggaagggaccttaaaggtcatctagttccaacccccctgccatgagcagggacacctccatgcagcctggccttgagcacttccaggaatggggcatccacaacttctctgggcaatatgttccagtgcctcaacaccctcacggtaaagaatttattcctaatatctaacctagaTCTACCCTCTtgaatttgaagccattaccccttgtcctatcactacatgcccgtGTAAaaactccctccccatctttcctgtaggctccttttaagtactggaaggctgctataaggtctccctggagccttctcttctccaggctgaacaaccccaactctctcagcctgtcttcgtagcagaggtgctccagccccctgatcatctttgtggccctcctctggacttgctccaagaggttcatgtccttcttatgttgggagccccagagctggatgcagtactccaggtggggtctcaggagagcagagtagaggggcagattcatctccctggacctgctggccacgcttcttttgaggcagcccaggatgcagttggctttctgggctgcgagcgcatattgccagctcatgttgagcttctcatcaaccattTTAATGTCTTGTCCTATAcaggttgggttttctttttaagtgaggAAATCCTTttgcaattgtttttttcttatgtgaCTGTTCTTCCATCTTTCAGGGAGCAGTGTTTAGAGGTTTCATCCTTAGCCTGTTTTCTTGGGCCTTGTCTGCTCAATGGTAAATACATTTGGTGGTTCAGCAGTTgggatattctttttttctgtgagacCCTGAGACTTAATTGCATGTTATACAGTTTGATCGCCTGGTATAACACTGGGGGTACATTTGTGAAAGTCGTAACACCCATCCTTTCACATTGGATCTGGTATGGGTGCCAGCCGAGAGGAACAGCTGATCTGCTGGAAGGtgggctgctattcagagggatCTTGGCAGGCTGTCCCCAGAACTTTCATAGCTGATAAAAACCTATCTCTAAATATTAGAGTAACTCCATGTCTGAAGGTCGCTCCCTCGTCACATCAGAGACCCACATCAGGATGCACTGTCCTTAATACCTTgtattaaaacaatgaaaatagtGCAGACAGTGGAGAGGGACACCAGGAATAGACCTTTGTgactaaataaaaatatatttgacaaAGCAACATTTTCCAGTCTTCACTGAAATGAGAGGAAAAGCATTCAGGAGGAAAGTGAATTTTAACCGTATTTTGCTAAGCAGTACAAGCATAAGCAAGGTTGTGAAGAAAACCCTTTGTGTGTATGAGGAAAGAATGTATCTCGTCAAGATGCATTCGACATTGAGGGGCTCCAGCCTAAGCAGTTTCTCAACCCTGAACGCTTGAAAAAACCAAGCAGAGGGTTAGAAAAAACCAACAAGTTGGGTCCTGAACTGTGACTTTGTCTTGTGCCAGGACTGCACTGCAGCTGAGGTACAGGCAGCTGCCACCCTGCCAAGAAATGCACTGCTCCCCTCAGCCCAAAATGCAGGGATGGAGAAATCTTGGCCAGGCGGAGACTGCAGTCATTCAGCTTTGTTGCTATGGTTTTATGTGTTGCTGTTGCAAAAGCTTTAGAGGGTAAATAAGGGTGTTGCCTCCACATAgcctttaaatgaaaaagcaaacactAATATTTCACCGTGTCCGATGCTTAGCTTCTACTGACTTAAGGAAATTCACTTCTCAGGCTCTTTGAGA contains these protein-coding regions:
- the KCNE2 gene encoding potassium voltage-gated channel subfamily E member 2 gives rise to the protein MAEMRNFTWAVEDIFKETFLTYMNSWRKNMTESANKLQAKVDAENFDYVILYLMVMIGMFSFIIVAILVSTVKSKRREHSNDPYHQYIVEDWGEKYKSQVLNREDLKCVIHENLGARDKATPGSP